The Apium graveolens cultivar Ventura chromosome 11, ASM990537v1, whole genome shotgun sequence genome has a window encoding:
- the LOC141697956 gene encoding separase isoform X2 codes for MEASSLLSKLESSPDLENIHTLISNYLLPFTSTLTKKPPNSTKTLTDNTRALAKQFLPFLNRALSLIPKRLLSQSPKLNLKFADKLFDSYILCLNCLDSLSSQLSGKPYSVHLQRVRLVHCYLFWERYRDADSEGVSLLRSLWKLGGDGSRNEYVPDLKGEYGEDHEFAWLVVEIVVSLVKCVAMSRSKVESEFQRLLVMINEVMPWFRVLDANAYEKLHRVHVSYMSKCASLLVDDLNNFDDKLAHTFCLATFGELEKSSPKDQFLKFALRICYSLFSQQNNQSSVVAILACVLDSAASACKAGTHTTSMELLELVSYCANKSLHASSNINSTVAEKLQNIADGICLASSSPIDLLPSLYATGLFISNFCGQTMAKGSTSTRTDKNSSIYGFLLYNEHRLQNLTVFFQSLKSHYSSTKRISLHQMHSLTEHENTDLISYFSALKFLCKPLAEFVNFERETILSDIEDATSAARLNFIQDALHQYLDIFILCQRVSEKKRGAHDDNNKTTLSAAVATIVLSIRTKQRIKESATFIKNAISSDWIQSHGLKFLFASLYNVGVVLYKNNEMKEALLSLKLCYRASWTRLLTHCKMFVDKSIEFCGDLSEDSIVDLLAEACTRSAFVLDVLYRSDYNKVNKLITYSLEKWAAAQNIFDRLANPTTLLKQWVKIQCKISKVGDGENNAKTLYSLLSCSVQMSKRALGILLEQELLLYEELNPLNPTFCHRMRLDITDILLKEVYVTNTIQRSRVLIAKGREIRACGVERLDDCIECLSESISVMSKTNCNADCDSICSFYLANAYCLRALCTQEAEPDRKVLLLKRSLEDIDAAIKLWMNIDFPRLSGQIDMVFEKLLFLLYHVYDLLSLKGYIKFHSNIYEIMIRLFKWRSVPIKKLLAILWECRRLGHALCASPVNETFITTLLNYCDAANTMEFWLSCLKESQSLEVGFKQNFFYMFADFSLGSHHHGSSQSEITIGGIKQAVSNLLSSVPLPSGSASVAAFMYYDLGERLISNGQFIEALSYAKEAYQIRSKLFRETFMYNIDQQNGQTMQEHYYSLKNLVIFSSAATAAWFSECVSRDFESHVVTPWNVLQCYLESILQVGYIHEIVGNGSDAKTLLLWGKEISIFQDLPIFIISFSSVLGKLYCKEQMWDLAELELQKAQHLLEKLDSRSPFYCCKCKLVLEVTIDQQLGDLSRSRCDSNIDDLSVNRLLYAEKRYRVALKKLKNSEWKNSVSNPEEATISGTSSSSSSQSDYSETKIAFECCSMEETKGVQGITSKSRKVAKILPQGKCLTRQQNRMMTRSRRKNIECDQEVASENKIIFPSSDAVDNNTKIANFGNNDSIICKEIKCWYCLPHDVRESRCLINYIHMKWELVRRRLLVRVLTSIGKCLVIQDERQKGHEIFSECISVLVARNQFSPTYNAAPFSLKLDLIGSDIPGDVLAVERATVLYNLCWFILKYYRSKGTSAGSDFSGITIARVMSWLKLAFLICREVPVLFRKVSRLLAVLYICSSVEILSLSSSHSDAVTASQWGSYFHQASLGTHFNQQLYSEKARKQKGESFSGIKGCLSTLSLLGQETENSLRHAPDLLLREFVSNFYQSLPPAAIICVSLLGVAYASLLRELFSSHASVQAWILLSRLNSDSQPVFLLLPADSILGALGDDETSSQGFLHENTDSVKRWRCPWGSTVVDDVAPVFKLILEQNYLSSSTFPLEDTKMIRSLWWTQRKKLDQRLRYFLRDIEEKWFGPWKFLLCSDWSDCKHLKLATNKLAEDLKVKCNVDLHESLLRVILAGGQHACESTRCVPELILNKGCHVDGVECNIDEMSMALKLILETIHGLEDICVTREPIILVLDHEIQMLPWESLPILRNQEVYRMPSVCSIFASLDRHDHEKLGTGSIIFPSIDPLDAYYLLNPSGDLPSTEVQFDKWFKDQNLEGKTGITPTIEELTVALQSHELFIYFGHGSGAQYIPNHEVQKLRTCAATLLMGCSSGSLSLSGSYSPKGAPLCYLLAGSPVIVANLWEVTDKDIDRFGKAMLDAWLRERSTEVASCAQCDAITDELKSLSIHEAKGKEKKKSSRNFLPETCDVGKCNPSCRHRPKLGTFMSQAREACTLPFLIGASPVCYGVPTGIKKKVIL; via the exons ATGGAAGCTTCTAGTCTACTCTCGAAGCTCGAATCGTCTCCTGATCTCGAAAACATCCATACTCTCATCTCCAATTATCTCCTCCCATTTACCTCTACTCTAACtaaaaaacccccaaattcaacTAAAACCCTAACTGACAATACTCGTGCTCTCGCGAAACAATTCCTGCCTTTCCTGAACCGCGCTCTCTCGTTAATCCCTAAACGCCTGCTCTCCCAATCTCCGAAGCTTAATTTAAAATTTGCGGATAAATTGTTTGATAGTTACATTCTCTGTCTTAATTGCCTTGACTCGTTGTCGAGTCAGTTGTCAGGGAAGCCGTATTCTGTGCATTTACAGAGAGTTAGGTTGGTGCATTGTTATTTGTTTTGGGAGAGGTATAGGGATGCGGACAGTGAAGGAGTTTCGTTGCTACGGTCGCTTTGGAAGCTTGGCGGTGATGGTAGTAGGAATGAGTATGTTCCGGATTTAAAGGGAGAGTATGGAGAGGATCATGAGTTTGCGTGGTTGGTTGTGGAAATTGTTGTGTCACTTGTGAAATGTGTGGCGATGAGTCGAAGTAAAGTTGAAAGTGAGTTTCAGAGGCTTCTTGTCATGATTAATGAGGTTATGCCTTGGTTTAG GGTTCTAGATGCAAATGCATATGAGAAATTGCATAGGGTGCACGTGTCATATATGAGTAAATGTGCTTCTCTTTTGGTTGACGACCTAAACAATTTTGATGATAAATTGGCGCACACTTTTTGCTTGGCAACTTTTGGTGAGCTTGAAAAGTCATCACCCAAGGATCAGTTTCTGAAG TTTGCACTCAGGATATGTTACTCCCTGTTTTCACAGCAAAACAACCAGTCCTCTGTAGTTGCCATTTTAGCATGTGTGCTGGATTCTGCGGCCAGTGCGTGCAAG GCTGGGACCCACACTACTAGTATGGAACTCCTGGAACTCGTCAGTTACTGCGCTAACAAATCTCTACATGCCAGTTCAAATATAAATTCTACTGTTGCAGAGAAATTACAGAATATAGCTGATGGCATTTGTTTG GCTTCTTCATCACCAATCGATTTGCTGCCGAGTCTATATGCTACAGGGTTGTTTATAAGCAACTTTTGTGGTCAAACAATGGCAAAGGGATCCACAAGCACTAGAACGGACAAAAATTCATCTATATATGGATTTTTGCTTTATAATGAGCATAGACTCCAGAATCTAACCGTTTTTTTTCAATCACTGAAAAGTCACTACAGTAGTACTAAAAGAATCAGCTTGCATCAAATGCATTCACTTACGGAACATGAAAACACAGATTTGATTTCCTACTTTAGTGCCCTGAAGTTCTTGTGCAAGCCTCTTGCTGAGTTTGTAAATTTTGAAAGGGAAACTATACTTTCAGACATAGAAGATGCAACATCTGCTGCAAGGCTGAATTTTATTCAAGATGCACTCCATCAATATCTTGATATTTTTATTCTTTGTCAAAG GGTGTCAGAAAAGAAAAGAGGGGCACATGATGACAACAATAAAACAACTCTTAGTGCAGCTGTGGCTACTATTGTCCTCTCAATTAGGACAAAGCAAAGGATCAAG GAGAGTGCGACTTTTATCAAGAATGCAATTTCATCTGATTGGATCCAGTCCCATGGGCTGAAGTTCCTTTTTGCTTCTCTTTATAATGTTGGTGTTGTTCTCTACAAAAATAATGAAATGAAAGAG GCTTTATTATCATTGAAGCTGTGTTATAGAGCTTCATGGACGCGACTTTTAACCCATTGCAAGATGTTTGTAGACAAATCGATTGAGTTCTGTGGCgatctgtcagaggattcaatTGTTGATCTTCTTGCTGAGGCGTGTACAAGGAGTGCATTTGTTTTAGATGTACTTTATCGAAGCGACTATAATAAAGTGAATAAGCTCATTACCTACAGTCTCGAAAAATGGGCTGCTGCTCAAAACATTTTTGACAGACTAGCGAATCCTACAACTTTGCTAAAGCAGTGGGTAAAG ATACAATGCAAAATTTCTAAAGTTGGTGATGGAGAGAACAATGCTAAAACATTATATTCTCTCCTGTCATGTTCCGTCCAAATGTCGAAAAGGGCGCTTGGTATCTTACTGGAGCAG GAACTTCTTTTGTATGAAGAATTGAATCCGTTGAACCCAACATTTTGCCACAGAATGCGGTTGGATATTACTGATATTCTTCTAAAAGAGGTGTATGTTACAAACACAATACAGAGATCCCGAGTTCTCATTGCAAAAGGAAGGGAGATAAGAGCATGTGGAGTTGAAAGACTTGATGACTGTATAGAATGTTTGTCGGAATCTATTTCTGTAATG AGTAAAACAAATTGTAACGCTGATTGCGACAGTATTTGCTCCTTCTACTTGGCGAATGCTTATTGCTTGCGTGCACTGTGTACTCAAGAGGCTGAACCTGACAGAAAAGTGTTATTGCTGAAAAG ATCTTTAGAAGACATAGATGCTGCAATTAAGCTGTGGATGAACATAGATTTCCCCCGTCTGTCTGGGCAGATAGATATGGTTTTTGAGAAGTTACTGTTCTTGTTGTACCATGTATATGACTTGTTATCACTGAAG GGCTACATTAAATTTCATTCCAATATATATGAGATAATGATTAGATTATTCAAATGGAGGAGTGTGCCTATAAAGAAGCTTCTAGCTATACTATGGGAATGCAGAAGGCTAGGCCATGCTCTTTGTGCTTCACCTGTAAATGAAACATTCATTACGACCTTGTTAAACTATTGTGATGCCGCAAACACCATGGAATTCTGGCTGAGTTGCCTAAAAGAATCACAGTCATTAGAAGTTGGTTTTAAGCAGAACTTCTTTTATATGTTTGCTGATTTCTCACTGGGTTCACATCATCATGGAAGTTCTCAATCAGAAATCACCATCGGTGGAATCAAGCAGGCCGTGTCTAATCTCCTTTCAAGT GTTCCTCTTCCCAGTGGTTCAGCTTCTGTTGCTGCATTTATGTACTATGATTTGGGGGAGAGGTTGATATCTAATGGGCAATTCATTGAG GCTCTTTCATATGCCAAAGAAGCATACCAGATACGCAGTAAACTTTTCCGAGAAACATTTATGTACAACATAGATCAGCAAAACGGACAAACGATGCAAGAGCATTATTACAGTCTCAAGAATTTAGTCATATTTTCTTCTGCAGCTACGGCAGCTTGGTTTTCTGAATGTGTTTCACGAGACTTTGAAAGCCATGTTGTTACTCCGTGGAATGTACTGCAATGTTATCTTGAAAGCATTTTGCAG GTTGGATACATCCACGAAATTGTTGGAAATGGATCAGATGCGAAAACGCTTTTACTGTGGGGCAAAGAAATATCCATTTTTCAGGATTTGCCAATATTTATTATTTCATTCTCTTCTGTTTTAG GAAAACTATATTGCAAGGAACAGATGTGGGATTTGGCTGAATTGGAACTACAGAAGGCCCAGCACTTGCTGGAAAAATTGGACAGCCGGAGCCCCTTTTACTGCTGCAAGTGTAAATTAGTCTTGGAAGTTACAATTGACCAGCAACTTGGAGATTTGTCTAGAAGCCGCTGTGATTCTAATATAGACGACTTATCTGTTAATAGGTTATTATATGCAGAGAAAAGGTATAGAGTAGCACTTAAGAAGCTGAAAAATTCAGAATGGAAGAATTCTGTTAGTAATCCCGAGGAAGCAACAATTAGTGGAACCAGTTCTAGCTCTTCATCACAGTCTGATTACTCGGAAACAAAGATAGCCTTCGAGTGCTGTAGTATGGAAGAAACTAAAGGTGTTCAAGGAATTACTAGTAAGTCGAGGAAAGTTGCCAAGATATTACCACAGGGTAAATGTTTGACACGGCAACAAAATCGTATGATGACTAGGTCTCGTAGAAAGAATATTGAATGTGATCAGGAGGTTGCATCAGAAAACAAGATTATATTTCCTTCCTCTGATGCTGTTGACAATAACACAAAAATTGCGAATTTTGGGAACAATGACTCTATTATTTGTAAAGAAATCAAGTGTTGGTACTGTCTGCCACATGATGTTAGAGAATCCAGGTGTTTGATCAATTATATTCACATGAAATGGGAGTTAGTCCGCAGGCGGCTTTTGGTTAGAGTGCTCACCAGCATAG GAAAATGCTTGGTGATTCAGGATGAACGACAGAAAGGACATGAAATTTTCTCCGAATGCATATCCGTTCTAGTCGCTAGGAACCAGTTCTCTCCAACTTACAATGCTGCTCCTTTCAGTTTGAAGCTTGATTTAATTGGATCTGATATTCCTGGAGATGTACTGGCAGTTGAACGTGCAACAGTTCTATACAACCTTTGCTGGTTCATTCTAAAATATTATCGTAGCAAGGGTACAAG TGCTGGTTCTGATTTTTCTGGAATTACAATAGCAAGAGTTATGTCTTGGCTAAAGCTGGCATTTCTAATCTGCCGCGAGGTTCCTGTACTTTTTCGTAAG GTTTCCAGGTTGCTTGCTGTTCTGTATATATGTTCCTCAGTTGAAATATTGTCTCTGTCTTCATCTCATTCCGACGCAGTCACTGCAAGTCAGTGGGGTTCGTACTTTCATCAAGCTTCTCTTGGCACCCACTTCAATCAGCAGTTGTATTCAGAAAAGGCTAGGAAACAGAAAGGCGAAAGTTTTTCAGGAATTAAG GGTTGCCTTTCTACCTTAAGTTTACTTGGTCAAGAAACAGAAAATTCACTCAG ACATGCACCAGATCTACTTCTTAGAGAATTTGTGTCAAATTTCTATCAAAGCCTCCCCCCTGCTGCAATCATCTGCGTTAGCTTGCTTGGAGTTGCTTATGCCAGTTTGCTAAGAGAATTATTTTCTTCCCATGCCTCTGTTCAAGCATGGATACTTCTTTCACGTTTGAATTCAGATAGTCAACCTGTTTTCCTTCTTCTTCCAGCGGATTCGATTCTGGGAG CTTTAGGTGATGATGAAACTTCCAGCCAGGGATTCCTCCACGAAAACACGGATAGTGTCAAAAGATGGCGTTGCCCTTGGGGCTCCACTGTAGTTGATGATGTAGCTCCAGTTTTTAAATTGATACTGGAACAGAATTACTTGTCTTCGTCAACATTTCCCCTAGAAGATACAAAAATGATAAGGTCACTGTGGTGGACACAAAGGAAAAAGCTAGATCAGCGCCTCAGATATTTTCTTAG GGATATAGAAGAAAAATGGTTTGGACCATGGAAATTCTTGTTATGTAGTGACTGGTCAGACTGCAAGCACCTAAAACTAGCAACGAACAAGCTGGCAGAGGATCTTAAAGTGAAATGCAATGTGGATCTACATGAGAGTCTTCTTAGAGTTATCTTGGCGGGCGGTCAACATGCCTGTGAAAGCACAAGATGTGTTCCAGAGTTAATTCTGAATAAGGGATGCCACGTCGATGGTGTGGAATGTAATATTGATGAAATGTCAATGGCGTTGAAACTTATTCTTGAAACAATCCATGGTCTTGAGGACATTTGTGTAACTAGAGAACCGATCATCTTGGTGCTGGATCATGAGATTCAG ATGCTTCCTTGGGAGAGTTTACCAATTTTAAGAAATCAGGAAGTTTACCGCATGCCTTCTGTTTGCAGCATTTTTGCATCCCTTGATCGACATGATCACGAAAAACTCGGAACAGGTTCCATAATCTTTCCATCGATAGATCCCCTAGATGCTTATTATTTGTTAAACCCCAGTGGAGACCTCCCTAGTACTGAAGTTCAGTTCGATAAGTGGTTTAAAGATCAAAATTTGGAG GGGAAAACTGGAATAACACCCACAATCGAAGAACTGACTGTTGCCTTGCAGAGCCACGAACTTTTTATCTACTTCGGTCATGGAAGTG GAGCACAATATATCCCCAATCACGAAGTTCAGAAGCTCAGAACATGTGCTGCTACTCTCTTGATGGGATGCAGTAGTGGATCTTTATCATTGAGTGGGTCTTACAGCCCAAAAGGAGCTCCATTGTGCTACCTTTTAGCTGGGTCTCCTGTTATTGTTGCTAATTTATGGGAAGTAACTGACAAAGATATCGATCGCTTTGGTAAGGCCATGCTTGATGCTTGGTTAAGAGAAAGATCGACGGAAGTAGCTAGTTGTGCTCAATGTGATGCAATTACAGACGAACTAAAATCTTTGAGTATACATGAAGCTaaaggaaaggaaaagaaaaagagttCAAGAAATTTTTTACCTGAAACTTGTGATGTTGGTAAGTGTAATCCTTCTTGTAGACACAGACCAAAGCTTGGAACTTTTATGAGTCAAGCTCGAGAAGCATGCACTTTACCATTTTTGATTGGAGCATCACCAGTATGTTATGGTGTTCCAACAGGCATAAAAAAGAAAGTAATTTTATAG